A genomic region of Papaver somniferum cultivar HN1 chromosome 7, ASM357369v1, whole genome shotgun sequence contains the following coding sequences:
- the LOC113293739 gene encoding pectinesterase 31-like, giving the protein MARVIKVSQDGSGDYKTVQEAVDCIPLRNAARIIIQISPGIYKQPIYIPKTKNFITFSSSHPEDTILTCDNTATKINHHQGSRLIGTGTFGCGSVIVEGEDFIAENVTFENNAPQGSGQAVALRVTAERCAFYNCRFLGWQDTLYLHYGKHYLKDCYIEGSVDFIFGNSTALLEHCHIHCKAQGYITAQGRKSADEPTGYVFLRCTITGNGGNSYAYLGRPWGPFGRVVFAYTYIDDCIKHEGWHNWGKCENERSACFYEYRCFGPGCCPSKRVNWARELMKEEAQQFLMHQFVDPSWEKPWMAQRMGLKIPYSA; this is encoded by the exons atggcaAGAGTGATCAAAGTATCACAAGATGGGAGTGGAGATTACAAAACAGTACAAGAAGCAGTAGATTGTATTCCTCTTAGGAATGCAGCTAGAATCATCATCCAGATATCACCTGGTATTTACAAACAACCTATTTACattccaaaaaccaaaaatttcattACTTTTTCTTCATCCCACCCTGAAGATACAATTCTTACTTGCGATAACACTGCTACCAAAATTAACCATCATCAG ggttcaagGTTGATTGGGACTGGAACGTTTGGGTGTGGTAGTGTAATTGttgaaggtgaagatttcattgcTGAGAATGTTACCTTTGAGAATAATGCTCCTCAG GGTTCAGGACAAGCTGTAGCTCTTAGAGTAACTGCTGAACGGTGTGCTTTCTACAATTGTAGATTTCTCGGATGGCAG GATACCTTGTATTTACATTATGGAAAACACTATTTGAAAGATTGCTACATTGAAGGAAGTGTAGACTTCATATTTGGCAATAGCACTGCTCTTTTAGAACATTGCCATATTCACTGCAAGGCACAAGGATACATTACAGCGCAGGGTAGGAAATCTGCTGACGAACCCACAGGTTACGTGTTCCTCA GATGTACAATTACGGGCAATGGAGGAAATTCGTATGCATATCTTGGGCGACCATGGGGACCTTTTGGAAGGGTGGTCTTTGCGTACACATATATTGATGATTGTATCAAACATGAAGGCTGGCATAACTGGGGCAAATGTGAAAACGAAAGAAGCGCTTGTTTCTACGAGTACAG GTGTTTCGGACCTGGTTGTTGCCCCTCTAAGCGGGTTAATTGGGCTCGTGAATTGATGAAAGAAGAGGCGCAACAGTTCCTGATGCATCAATTTG